The following proteins come from a genomic window of Diceros bicornis minor isolate mBicDic1 chromosome 4, mDicBic1.mat.cur, whole genome shotgun sequence:
- the PRPF3 gene encoding U4/U6 small nuclear ribonucleoprotein Prp3 isoform X2: MLTKLQIKQMMEAATRQIEERKKQLSFISPPTPQPKTPSSSQPDRLPIGNTIQPSQAATFMNDAIEKARKAAELQARIQAQLALKPGLIGNANMVGLANLHAMGIAPPKVELKDQTKPTPLILDEQGRTVDATGKEIELTHRMPTLKANIRAVKREQFKQQLKEKPSEDMESNTFFDPRVSIAPSQRQRRTFKFHDKGKFEKIAQRLRTKAQLEKLQAEISQAARKTGIHTSTRLALIAPKKELKEGDIPEIEWWDSYIIPNGFDLTEENPKREDYFGITNLVEHPAQLNPPVDNDTPVTLGVYLTKKEQKKLRRQTRREAQKELQEKVRLGLMPPPEPKVRISNLMRVLGTEAVQDPTKVEAHVRAQMAKRQKAHEEANAARKLTAEQRKVKKIKKLKEDISQGVHISVYRVRNLSNPAKKFKIEANAGQLYLTGVVVLHKDVNVVVVEGGPKAQKKFKRLMLHRIKWDEQTSNTKGDDDEESDEEAVKKTNKCVLVWEGTAKDRSFGEMKFKQCPTENMAREHFKKHGAEHYWDLALSESVLESTD, from the exons ATCAAACAGATGATGGAAGCAGCAACACGGCAAATcgaggagagaaaaaaacagcTGAGCTTCATTAGCCCCCCTACGCCTCAG CCAAAGACTCCTTCTTCCTCCCAACCAGACCGACTTCCAATTGGCAACACTATTCAGCCCTCCCAGGCCGCCACTTTCATGAATGATGCCATTGAGAAGGCAAGGAAAGCAGCTGAACTGCAAGCCCGCATCCAAGCCCAGCTGGCGCTGAAGCCAGGGCTCATCGGCAATGCCAACATGGTGGGCCTCGCCAATCTCCATGCCATGGGCATTGCTCCCCC GAAAGTGGAGTTAAAAGATCAAACTAAACCTACACCACTGATCCTTGATGAGCAAGGTCGCACTGTAGATGCAACAGGCAAGGAGATTGAGCTGACACACCGCATGCCTACTCTGAAGGCCAATATTCGTGCTGTGAAGAGGGAACAATTCAAGCAACAGCTAAAAGAAAAGCCATCAGAAGACATGGAGTCGAATACCTTTTTTGACCCCCGAGTCTCAATTGCCCCCTCCCAGCGCCAGAGACGTACTTTTAAATTCCATGACAAGGGCAAATTTGAGAAGATTGCCCAACGATTGCGGACAAAG GCTCAACTGGAAAAGCTGCAGGCAGAGATCTCACAAGCAGCTCGCAAAACAGGCATCCATACTTCAACTAGGCTGGCCCTCATTGCTCCTAAGAAGGAGTTAAAGGAAGGAGATATCCCTGAAATTGAGTGGTGGGACTCTTACATCATCCCCAATGGCTTTGACCT TACAGAGGAAAATCCCAAGAGAGAAGATTATTTTGGAATCACAAATCTTGTTGAACATCCAGCCCAGCTCAACCCTCCAG TCGACAATGACACACCAGTTACTCTCGGGGTATATCTTACCAAGAAGGAACAGAAGAAACTTCGAAGGCAAACAAGGAGGGAAGCACAGAAGGAACTACAAGAGAAAGTCAGACTGGGCTTGATGCCTCCTCCAGAACCTAAAG TGAGAATTTCAAATTTGATGCGAGTATTAGGAACAGAAGCTGTTCAAGACCCCACGAAGGTAGAAGCCCATGTCAGAGCTCAAATGGCAAAAAGACAGAA AGCGCATGAAGAGGCCAACGCTGCCCGAAAACTTACAGCAGAACAGAGAAaggtcaagaaaataaaaaagcttaAAGAAGACATTTCACAGGGGGTACACATATCTGTATATAG aGTTCGAAATTTGAGCAACCCAGCCAAGAAGTTCAAGATTGAGGCCAATGCTGGGCAACTGTACCTGACAGGGGTGGTGGTACTGCACAAGGATGTCAACGTGGTAGTAGTGGAAGGGG GCCCCAAGGCCCAGAAGAAATTTAAGCGTCTTATGCTGCATCGGATAAAGTGGGATGAACAGACATCTAACACAAAGGGCGATG ATGATGAGGAATCTGATGAGGAAGCTGTGAAGAAAACCAACAAATGTGTACTAGTCTGGGAG GGTACAGCCAAAGACCGGAGCTTTGGGGAGATGAAGTTCAAACAGTGCCCTACAGAGAACATGGCTCGGGAGCATTTCAAAAAGCATGGGGCTGAACACTACTGGGACCTTGCGCTGAGTGAATCTGTGTTGGAGTCCACCGACTGA